The proteins below come from a single uncultured delta proteobacterium genomic window:
- a CDS encoding exported hypothetical protein (Evidence 5 : No homology to any previously reported sequences) has translation MTKRFFFILPVLLVLLVVPQAIRAAEAPPDLRLARHVVMDNNSGMKAMVGVVPADWRFSGQAVWDAQSMAYPARLSFTAEGPADGARFQYFPMENYNYLTGRQPGQRINGFVMLPAMSAEQYLQTFFRNARPQASDVNVSKAGRPDWLMSLMQPEVAAAQQNINQSGMQGRAFCDAADITVTYAEGGQRWEERLYLGIIYNQMVLNTQMRPEFTSWVTSGVISMRAHAGKLGAHRAEFEIIENNSAADPEWAIAMTTVGQQLIQRQQYEIQRGWQASQQMIAAKRQINESARQVIRERQESADRIARMREDSILGVDRYDSGGERLGLPSGYKHAWQRNNGEIVMTDSHLFNPNERNPGEWNELNRARP, from the coding sequence ATGACAAAACGCTTTTTCTTCATCCTGCCGGTGTTGCTTGTTCTTCTGGTTGTACCGCAGGCGATCCGGGCCGCCGAAGCGCCGCCGGATCTGCGCCTTGCCCGGCATGTGGTGATGGACAACAACTCCGGCATGAAGGCCATGGTGGGCGTTGTTCCCGCAGACTGGCGCTTTTCCGGCCAGGCGGTCTGGGATGCGCAGTCCATGGCGTATCCGGCCAGACTGAGCTTCACGGCCGAAGGCCCGGCGGACGGCGCGCGCTTTCAGTATTTTCCCATGGAAAACTACAATTACCTGACCGGCAGGCAGCCGGGGCAACGGATAAACGGCTTCGTCATGCTGCCGGCCATGAGCGCGGAGCAGTACCTGCAAACCTTTTTCCGCAACGCGCGGCCGCAGGCGTCCGATGTGAACGTGAGCAAGGCGGGCCGTCCGGACTGGCTCATGTCCCTGATGCAGCCGGAAGTGGCCGCCGCCCAGCAAAACATCAATCAGTCCGGCATGCAGGGCCGGGCTTTCTGCGACGCGGCGGACATCACCGTCACCTACGCCGAGGGCGGGCAACGCTGGGAAGAGCGCCTGTACCTGGGCATCATTTACAACCAGATGGTGCTGAATACCCAGATGCGGCCGGAGTTCACAAGCTGGGTCACCTCGGGCGTCATCAGCATGCGCGCCCACGCGGGCAAGCTCGGGGCGCACCGGGCGGAATTCGAGATCATTGAAAACAACTCGGCCGCCGACCCGGAATGGGCCATCGCCATGACCACGGTGGGCCAGCAACTCATCCAGCGGCAGCAGTACGAGATACAGCGCGGCTGGCAGGCGTCGCAGCAAATGATCGCGGCCAAGCGGCAGATCAACGAAAGCGCGCGTCAGGTCATCCGCGAGCGCCAGGAGAGCGCGGACCGCATCGCCCGCATGCGCGAGGACAGCATTCTGGGCGTGGATCGCTACGACTCCGGCGGGGAGCGCCTGGGCCTGCCCTCCGGCTACAAGCACGCCTGGCAGCGGAACAACGGCGAGATCGTCATGACCGACAGCCATTTGTTCAATCCCAACGAGCGCAACCCCGGCGAATGGAACGAACTTAACCGCGCCCGGCCTTGA
- a CDS encoding transposase, giving the protein MKISKEQYERIADSFPRQRGNVTQDNLKIINAILYVAENGCKWRSLPKEFGNWHSIYTRMSRWSKNGVLDRIFERLQRERLISIKIEAFSLDSTIVKVHPDGTGALKKLVHNPSENPGADGQPKFIWLPRQPNAR; this is encoded by the coding sequence ATGAAGATTTCCAAAGAACAATACGAGCGCATTGCGGATAGTTTTCCGCGACAGCGCGGCAACGTTACCCAGGACAACCTTAAAATTATCAATGCCATCTTGTATGTTGCCGAAAATGGCTGCAAGTGGCGAAGTCTGCCGAAAGAGTTTGGAAACTGGCATTCTATTTATACTCGCATGAGTCGATGGAGCAAAAATGGCGTACTTGACAGAATCTTTGAACGCCTCCAGCGGGAACGCTTGATCTCCATCAAAATAGAAGCCTTCTCTCTCGACAGCACTATTGTTAAAGTTCACCCCGACGGAACAGGGGCCTTAAAAAAACTGGTCCACAATCCATCGGAAAATCCAGGGGCGGATGGACAACCAAAATTCATATGGTTGCCGCGTCAGCCGAATGCGCGTTGA
- a CDS encoding hypothetical protein (Evidence 5 : No homology to any previously reported sequences): MLTGPREFAGTVSGNLAQATSGSEDASASGGGMHASQALSLSGTVGNNIASATSATGSATAAGGGVVGSVYSSGTVFSSTVSGNKAEATVTGGMGQAHAIGGGLYISFAADNASAIIAAGSYTNNQAVAVGQNARAQGGGIFLDTSGSSVNTASLILDPTAGVITFSGNTVTTKANTLDTGTTTANAIHFGHAGGWDSLPNAFLTIQDTGPTGNLITIADGITTDINNGKTFTMTQSAGNFLWGGPNLFDSAGGDTVSLTGGNMRLANGFSLDRGAVNSAGLLTFNVTGGNLKSEGAAASLKHTALSVSSGGKLTVDLGSTLTLDANSTFALDGGILSFGVGANDASGKIVSLNTTTAPTFSGSNTLDLSHWLHGTYTVLSAGTAMDAGAPGTFTTFTVGGNAIDPTFMGISADLASGDKDLQIIAQLARDNKEVAWGGSGGTWNYTDQNWRDGGSASPFLPGDAALFNSASAQNITLGGTSISLSGMKVTGAGDHTLSGAALHIDSSVAQDLPAALNYTDNLLHEGAGTLLLATGSSTNPNLIAGDVSVTAGTLALANGFTLTNTGTGGLLSINAGTATPILDVRGAASLNNMSLQLVAGASELRFTGRNSALTLNGPATSYLGAGVMDVDLNRPKTLAAVSLTGGGDLALDQSTLRLRHTGLTSDSGSWLLVDGTYNGQFDAVDIATATLTGTVNYAADQILFDGAYTVAGGDFSGFQTLPPNARNTWAGFRDAFYNSRTPFMNALDMAYGSPAAFQADLLNMLPYMSAEGAVSQGIQALSAHNAAAMAAFGYAFGNDALASAQSFAPLAFQASSQNMGFNIGSQNRRDQARATGRYADRMASLDGNVGFERSSYSVLGNWQPATDMTRNLVVSASPEFTLNAAGPNTPFGMRIWGGYLGNFAHQDNKGGYAGYDADQNGFLLGGSFDITPNWTAGAYVGWTTGDTRYNGIKTRIDTDATHVGAFARYRREAGPGTVKVTGDILYSFTDNDSRRTVPTALGNQHMKGSFDQNIIGGGLEAAYDWKPSFDENLVITPYLAGRYAHLEQDGFTESGNLGLKVGKTDADSFTSTVGVKAARDFRVSDTVILTPKATVGWLHQWADRDVAANSSFIGSPVTFMTRSVKQDADAALVGVGLDVLVKTGQSWDLGLKLGYGADIRQNSNDQTVFVGFEVKF; this comes from the coding sequence GTGTTAACAGGCCCTAGAGAGTTTGCAGGCACGGTCAGCGGCAATTTGGCGCAAGCGACCAGCGGTTCCGAAGATGCCAGCGCGTCCGGCGGCGGAATGCACGCCAGCCAAGCCCTTTCACTTTCTGGAACGGTCGGCAATAATATTGCCAGCGCCACCAGCGCCACAGGCTCCGCAACCGCAGCCGGCGGTGGTGTTGTTGGGAGTGTCTATTCGTCTGGAACTGTTTTCTCCTCAACGGTGAGCGGCAACAAGGCCGAGGCAACTGTTACCGGCGGTATGGGACAGGCGCATGCCATCGGCGGCGGGTTATACATATCTTTTGCGGCGGACAATGCTTCCGCTATTATTGCAGCGGGCAGCTACACCAATAACCAGGCCGTTGCGGTGGGACAGAACGCTCGCGCCCAGGGCGGGGGCATTTTTCTGGATACGAGCGGAAGTAGTGTCAACACAGCCAGCCTAATTCTTGATCCCACCGCCGGAGTCATCACTTTCAGCGGCAATACGGTAACCACCAAAGCCAACACCCTCGATACAGGAACTACCACGGCCAACGCCATCCATTTCGGGCACGCGGGGGGGTGGGATTCCCTCCCCAACGCCTTCCTGACCATCCAGGACACCGGCCCCACCGGTAACCTGATCACCATCGCCGACGGCATCACCACGGACATCAACAACGGCAAAACCTTTACCATGACGCAATCCGCCGGCAATTTCCTTTGGGGCGGGCCTAACCTGTTTGACTCGGCCGGCGGCGACACGGTGTCCCTCACCGGCGGCAACATGCGTCTGGCGAACGGCTTCAGCCTTGACCGGGGCGCGGTGAACAGCGCGGGCCTGCTGACCTTCAACGTCACCGGCGGCAACCTGAAGAGCGAAGGCGCGGCCGCGAGCCTGAAGCACACCGCGCTGTCCGTCTCTTCCGGCGGCAAGCTGACCGTGGATCTGGGTTCCACCCTGACTCTGGACGCCAACAGCACCTTTGCCCTGGATGGCGGCATCCTCAGCTTCGGCGTGGGCGCGAACGACGCCAGCGGCAAGATAGTCTCGCTGAACACCACCACGGCCCCAACCTTTTCGGGTTCCAACACCCTGGATCTCTCCCACTGGTTGCACGGCACCTATACCGTGCTTTCAGCGGGCACGGCCATGGATGCGGGCGCTCCCGGCACCTTCACCACTTTCACCGTGGGCGGCAACGCCATTGACCCGACCTTTATGGGCATCAGTGCGGATCTGGCCAGCGGCGACAAAGATCTGCAAATCATCGCCCAACTCGCCCGCGACAACAAGGAAGTGGCCTGGGGCGGCAGCGGCGGAACCTGGAACTACACCGACCAGAACTGGCGGGACGGCGGCAGCGCTTCCCCCTTCCTGCCCGGCGACGCGGCGCTCTTCAACAGCGCCTCGGCCCAGAACATCACCCTGGGCGGCACCAGCATCAGCCTGTCCGGCATGAAGGTTACGGGCGCGGGCGACCACACCCTTTCCGGCGCGGCCCTGCATATTGACTCTTCCGTGGCTCAGGATCTGCCCGCTGCCCTCAACTACACGGACAACCTGCTGCACGAAGGCGCGGGCACGCTGCTGCTGGCCACCGGCAGTTCCACCAACCCCAACCTGATCGCGGGCGACGTTTCCGTCACCGCCGGCACCCTGGCGCTCGCCAACGGCTTCACCCTGACCAACACCGGCACGGGCGGGCTGCTGTCCATCAACGCCGGTACGGCTACCCCTATACTGGACGTGCGCGGCGCGGCCTCCCTGAACAACATGAGCCTGCAACTGGTAGCCGGGGCCTCGGAACTGCGCTTTACCGGCCGGAACAGCGCCCTGACCCTGAACGGCCCTGCCACGTCCTACCTCGGCGCGGGCGTCATGGACGTGGACCTGAACCGGCCCAAGACCTTGGCGGCCGTCAGCCTGACCGGCGGCGGCGATCTGGCCCTGGATCAGTCCACCCTGCGTCTGCGCCACACGGGCCTGACCAGCGATTCCGGCTCCTGGCTGCTGGTGGACGGGACCTACAACGGCCAGTTCGATGCCGTGGATATCGCCACGGCCACCCTGACCGGCACGGTCAACTACGCGGCGGACCAGATCCTGTTTGACGGCGCCTACACCGTGGCGGGCGGGGATTTCTCCGGGTTCCAGACGCTTCCCCCCAACGCCCGCAACACCTGGGCAGGCTTCCGCGACGCCTTCTACAACAGCCGCACGCCGTTCATGAACGCCCTGGATATGGCCTACGGCTCTCCGGCGGCATTCCAGGCTGATCTGCTGAACATGCTGCCCTATATGTCGGCCGAAGGCGCGGTTTCTCAGGGCATTCAGGCATTGTCCGCTCACAACGCAGCGGCCATGGCGGCGTTCGGCTACGCTTTCGGCAACGACGCCCTGGCTTCGGCGCAGAGCTTCGCGCCTCTGGCCTTCCAGGCGTCTTCCCAGAACATGGGCTTCAATATCGGTTCCCAGAACCGGCGCGATCAGGCCAGAGCCACGGGCCGCTATGCCGACCGCATGGCCTCTCTGGACGGCAACGTCGGGTTTGAGCGTTCCAGCTACAGCGTGCTCGGCAACTGGCAACCCGCAACGGACATGACCCGCAACCTGGTGGTTTCGGCCAGCCCGGAATTCACCCTGAACGCCGCCGGTCCCAACACGCCTTTCGGCATGCGCATCTGGGGCGGCTACCTGGGCAACTTCGCCCATCAGGACAACAAGGGCGGCTACGCCGGGTACGACGCGGACCAGAACGGCTTCCTGCTCGGCGGCAGTTTCGATATCACCCCCAACTGGACCGCCGGCGCATATGTGGGCTGGACCACCGGCGATACCCGCTACAACGGCATCAAGACCCGCATCGACACCGACGCCACCCATGTGGGCGCGTTCGCCCGCTACCGGCGCGAAGCCGGTCCCGGCACGGTCAAGGTCACCGGCGACATCCTCTATTCCTTCACGGACAACGACAGCCGCCGCACCGTGCCCACGGCGCTCGGCAACCAGCACATGAAGGGCAGCTTCGACCAGAACATCATCGGCGGCGGCCTGGAAGCGGCCTACGACTGGAAGCCCTCTTTTGACGAGAATCTGGTCATCACCCCGTACCTCGCGGGCCGCTACGCCCACCTGGAGCAGGACGGCTTCACCGAAAGCGGCAACCTGGGCCTGAAGGTCGGCAAGACGGACGCGGATTCCTTCACCAGCACCGTGGGCGTCAAGGCGGCGCGGGATTTCCGGGTGAGCGACACGGTCATCCTGACCCCCAAGGCCACTGTAGGCTGGCTGCACCAGTGGGCGGACAGGGACGTTGCCGCGAACAGCAGTTTCATCGGCTCGCCGGTCACCTTCATGACCCGCTCGGTCAAGCAGGACGCGGACGCGGCCCTGGTCGGCGTGGGCCTGGACGTGCTGGTCAAGACCGGCCAGAGCTGGGATCTGGGCCTGAAGCTCGGCTACGGCGCGGATATCCGCCAGAACAGCAATGATCAGACGGTGTTTGTCGGCTTTGAAGTCAAGTTCTAA
- a CDS encoding transposase has translation MVAASAECALIFSLSPGNAGDAPQGRRLLERLGPAPKRYSLLMDRAYEGNETQCLSRALGYEPVVPPNPNRLKPWEYDKELYKKRNEVERLFRRLKGFRRIATRYDKLDVMFLAFIVFALIVEALK, from the coding sequence ATGGTTGCCGCGTCAGCCGAATGCGCGTTGATATTCAGTCTCTCCCCCGGCAATGCCGGGGATGCGCCTCAGGGCCGAAGGCTCTTGGAACGCCTTGGCCCTGCTCCGAAGCGATATAGCCTTCTCATGGACAGAGCCTATGAAGGCAATGAAACACAGTGCTTAAGTCGCGCCTTGGGCTACGAACCGGTGGTTCCGCCAAATCCCAATCGGCTGAAGCCGTGGGAGTATGACAAAGAGCTATACAAAAAACGCAACGAAGTTGAGAGGTTGTTCAGGAGACTTAAAGGCTTCAGGCGCATAGCGACTCGCTATGACAAGCTGGATGTCATGTTCCTTGCCTTTATCGTTTTCGCTCTCATCGTTGAGGCCCTCAAATAG
- a CDS encoding putative Beta-lactamase (Evidence 3 : Function proposed based on presence of conserved amino acid motif, structural feature or limited homology; Product type pe : putative enzyme): MQYLHTTENSRQNGKTASFFLPVLLLLLLPLCLAAAPARTPKAAAEPASQSAPTAQAAPVQAQPVQAMPQRIQPEAAFALMAAEAEKGSGNAMLTLGRFYEQGVGVARNYTKAMEWYEKATKAGQPEGYYNLGVCYEIGMGVTADAAKAVQNYQKAADMGLALAMYKLSSVYIAGTGAAKDAAKGVAQLEKAADAGMAVAANDLGAIYLSGLLGQKKDEKKALAMFTKAADLGNLEAVKNVAVMHKDGVGTKADPATAYTWYLIARRGGYAGEDIARMLGLLEGSLTPAQAQKAQKDADTWIENYVKRQAG, from the coding sequence ATGCAATACCTTCACACCACAGAGAACAGCCGCCAAAACGGAAAAACGGCTTCATTCTTCCTCCCGGTCCTGCTTCTCCTGCTGCTTCCTCTCTGTTTGGCGGCCGCTCCAGCCAGAACACCCAAGGCGGCGGCCGAACCGGCTTCCCAATCCGCGCCTACCGCACAGGCTGCGCCGGTTCAAGCGCAACCGGTGCAGGCCATGCCACAACGCATCCAGCCGGAAGCGGCCTTCGCCCTCATGGCCGCCGAAGCGGAAAAAGGCAGCGGAAACGCCATGCTCACCCTGGGCCGTTTTTACGAACAGGGCGTGGGCGTGGCCCGCAACTACACCAAGGCTATGGAATGGTATGAAAAGGCCACCAAGGCCGGGCAGCCCGAAGGGTATTACAACCTGGGCGTCTGCTATGAAATCGGCATGGGCGTGACCGCCGACGCGGCCAAAGCCGTGCAGAACTACCAGAAGGCCGCCGACATGGGTCTGGCCCTGGCCATGTACAAGCTCTCGTCCGTTTACATTGCCGGTACAGGCGCGGCCAAAGACGCGGCCAAGGGTGTCGCGCAACTAGAAAAGGCCGCCGACGCGGGTATGGCCGTGGCCGCCAACGATCTGGGGGCCATCTACCTCTCCGGTCTGCTGGGCCAGAAAAAGGACGAAAAAAAGGCATTGGCCATGTTCACTAAAGCGGCGGATCTCGGCAACCTGGAAGCGGTAAAAAACGTCGCGGTCATGCACAAGGACGGCGTAGGCACCAAGGCTGATCCGGCCACGGCCTACACCTGGTACCTGATCGCCCGTCGCGGCGGCTATGCCGGGGAAGACATAGCCCGCATGCTCGGCCTGCTGGAGGGCTCCCTTACCCCGGCCCAAGCGCAGAAGGCCCAGAAGGACGCCGACACCTGGATCGAAAACTACGTCAAGCGGCAGGCCGGATAA